A single region of the Drosophila miranda strain MSH22 chromosome 2, D.miranda_PacBio2.1, whole genome shotgun sequence genome encodes:
- the LOC108157015 gene encoding cGMP-specific 3',5'-cyclic phosphodiesterase — translation MHELGTRQRPLSSSSSSSNMTDVSAAAGGATAPAETAATSSSASKPLTNGANKTSTAMAAPTPTPTTAATAAGAAEAGAITSVAGISNQVKLEHHHRQSNNNRPVAPYPPVPAAKPKPTPESKFKSTSREVDATLRPTPARSSTISPGISIHTQTIQQESSSAKPGMSSSSSSAQQDVDEVARLFEEKPEAFEKWLTERAPPEALSRLQEFIESRKPLKRPSVTSDLFQQWMSASPLVQQKSPRSLSNSSASSTLPECRRHLMDLDEGELFMELIRDVANELDIDVLCHKILVNVGLLTHADRGSLFLAKGTPHNKYLVAKLFDVTQKTALKDAVTRASAEEIIIPFGIGIAGMVAQTKQMINIKEAYKDARFNCEIDLKTGYKTNAILCMPICNYEGDIIGVAQIINKTNGCMEFDEHDVEIFRRYLTFCGIGIQNAQLFEMSVQEYRRNQILLNLARSIFEEQNNLECLVTKIMTEARELLNCERCSVFLVDLDCCEASHLEKIIEKPNQPEQRPTRAIMPGDSFDEKQKMRNRFTVLFELGGEYQAASVSRPSKTELSTSTLAQIAQFVATTGQTVNICDVHEWVRDHNQIRAESEIDSTQAILCMPIVNAQKVVIGVAQLINKANGVPFTESDASIFEAFAIFCGLGIHNTQMYENACKLMAKQKVALECLSYHATASQDQTEKLTQDAIAEAESYNLYSFTFTDFELVDDDTCRAVLRMFLQCNLVSQFQIPYDVLCRWVLSVRKNYRPVKYHNWRHALNVAQTMFAMLKTGKMERFMTDLEILGLLVACLCHDLDHRGTNNAFQTKTESPLAILYTTSTMEHHHFDQCVMILNSEGNNIFQALSPEDYRSVMKTVESAILSTDLAMYFKKRNAFLELVENGEFDWQGEEKKDLLCGMMMTACDVSAIAKPWEVQHKVAKLVADEFFDQGDLEKLQLNTQPVAMMDRERKDELPKMQVGFIDVICLPLYRVLCDTFPWIKPLYEGTLENRRNWQDLAEKVEMGLTWIDHDTIDKPVEEFAGCADEEIKDIEFTVTTLNCNQQAQHGTGAGGDDSHTPEHQRSGSRLSMKKTAALGKAVRSKLSKTLYNSMDGSKPKTSLKLLESHVSEDMDDKSPTSPSQPPHAGGSVGRMSASSSTSSAGTVVDKSKKRSKLCSLL, via the exons ATGCACGAGCTCGGCACCCGTCAAAGACCactgagcagcagcagcagcagcagcaacatgaCAGATGTGTCAGCGGCAGCTGGCGGCGCCACAGCTCCGGCGGAGACCGCCGCCACGTCGTCGTCGGCGTCCAAACCGCTGACCAATGGCGCCAACAAGACATCAACGGCAATGGCagcgccaacgccaacgccaacaACAGCTGCCACCGCAGCAGGAGCGGCGGAGGCAGGAGCTATCACCTCGGTGGCCGGCATAAGCAATCAGGTCAAGTTGGAGCACCACCACCGGCAGAGCAATAACAATCGGCCAGTGGCCCCGTACCCGCCCGTGCCCGCtgccaagcccaagcccacaCCCGAAAGCAAATTCAAGTCTACATCGCGCGAGGTAGACGCCACCTTAAGGCCAACACCTGCGAGGAGTTCCACCATCAGTCCCGGCATCAGCATTCACACCCAAACGATACAGCAGGAGAGTAGCAGCGCCAAGCCGGGGatgtcctcgtcctcgtcctccgCCCAGCAGGATGTCGATGAGGTGGCGCGTCTGTTCGAGGAGAAGCCGGAGGCCTTCGAGAAATGGCTGACGGAGCGGGCACCGCCCGAGGCTCTCAGCCGACTGCAGGAGTTTATCGAAAGCCGGAAACCGCTGAAACGACCTTCGGTCACCTCGGATCTCTTCCAGCAATGGATGTCCGCCTCGCCCTTAGTGCAGCAG AAATCGCCGAGGAGCCTGTCGAACTCGTCGGCCTCCTCCACGCTGCCGGAATGCCGCCGCCATTTGATGGACCTGGACGAGGGCGAGCTGTTCATGGAGCTGATTCGCGACGTGGCCAATGAGCTGGACATCGATGTGCTCTGCCACAAGATACTGGTGAACGTGGGGCTGCTCACCCATGCGGATCGCGGCTCCCTCTTCCTGGCCAAGGGCACGCCCCACAACAAGTATCTGGTGGCCAAGCTCTTCGATGTAACACAAAAGACAG CACTCAAGGATGCCGTGACGCGTGCCAGTGCCGAGGAGATTATCATTCCCTTCGGCATTGGCATTGCCGGAATGGTGGCCCAGACAAAGCAGATGATTAACATCAAGGAGGCGTACAAGGATGCCCGATTCAATTGCGAAATCGATCTGAAGACCGGCTACAAAACGAACGCCATCCTCTGCATGCCCATCTGCAATTACGAGGGCGACATCATAGGCGTGGCCCAAATTATCAACAAAACGAATG GGTGCATGGAATTCGACGAGCACGATGTGGAAATCTTCCGCCGGTATCTGACTTTCTGCGGCATTGGCATACAGAACGCCCAGCTCTTCGAGATGTCCGTCCAGGAGTACAGGCGCAACCAAATCCTCCTTAATCTGGCCCGCAGCATATTCGAGGAGCAGAACAACCTCGAGTGCCTGGTCACCAAAATCATGACAGAGGCCCGCGAACTCCTCAACTGTGAGCGCTGCTCCGTGTTCCTCGTGGACCTCGACTGCTGCGAGGCG AGCCATTTGGAGAAGATAATTGAGAAGCCCAATCAGCCGGAGCAGCGCCCCACTCGCGCCATCATGCCCGGCGACAGCTTCGACGAGAAG CAGAAAATGCGCAACCGCTTCACGGTGCTGTTCGAGCTCGGCGGGGAGTATCAGGCGGCCAGTGTGTCCCGGCCCTCGAAGACCGAGCTGAGCACCTCGACCCTGGCACAAATTGCCCAGTTCGTGGCCACCACCGGGCAGACGGTCAACATATGCGATGTCCACGAGTGGGTGCGGGACCACAACCAGATACGGGCCGAGAGCGAGATCGATAGCACCCAGGCCATACTCTGCATGCCGATTGTGAATGCCCAGAAAGTTGTGATTGGTGTGGCCCAGCTGATCAACAAG GCCAATGGCGTACCTTTTACCGAATCGGATGCCTCCATTTTCGAGGCCTTCGCCATCTTCTGCGGCTTGGGCATCCACAACACCCAGATGTACGAGAATGCCTGCAAGCTGATGGCCAAGCAAAAGGTGGCTCTGGAGTGTTTGAGCTACCATGCCACAGCCAGTCAGGATCAGACAGAGAAGCTCACCCAAGATGCCATTGCCGAGGCAGAGTCCTACAATCTGTACAGTTTCACATTTACGG ACTTTGAACTGGTGGACGATGACACCTGTCGGGCCGTGCTGCGGATGTTTTTGCAGTGCAATCTGGTCTCCCAGTTCCAGATACCCTACGAT GTCCTCTGTCGTTGGGTCCTGAGTGTCCGCAAGAACTATCGTCCTGTAAAGTATCACAATTGGCGGCACGCTCTCAACGTGGCTCAGACCATGTTCGCCATGCTAAAAACTGGCAAAATGGAGCGCTTCATGACGGATCTGGAAATACTGGGCCTGCTGGTGGCCTGCCTGTGCCATGACCTCGACCATCGCGGCACCAACAACGCCTTTCAGACAAAGACCGAGTCCCCGCTGGCCATTCTCTACACGACCAGCACGATGGAGCATCATCACTTCGATCAGTGCGTGATGATCCTCAACTCCGAGGGAAACAACATATTCCAG GCCTTGTCGCCGGAAGACTATCGCTCCGTTATGAAGACTGTGGAGAGCGCCATCCTATCCACCGACCTGGCCATGTACTTCAAGAAGCGCAATGCCTTCCTGGAGCTGGTCGAGAATGGGGAATTTGATTGGCAGGGCGAGGAAAAGAAGGATT TGCTGTGCGGCATGATGATGACTGCTTGCGATGTCAGTGCCATAGCCAAGCCGTGGGAGGTGCAGCATAAGGTGGCCAAACTGGTGGCCGATGAGTTCTTCGACCAGGGTGATCTCGAGAAGCTGCAGCTAAACACCCAGCCAGTGGCCATGATGGATAG GGAGCGCAAGGACGAGCTGCCAAAGATGCAGGTGGGCTTCATCGATGTTATCTGCCTGCCCCTGTACCGCGTTCTGTGCGACACCTTTCCTTGGATCAAGCCGCTGTACGAGGGAACGCTGGAAAACAGACGCAACTGGCAGGATCTGGCCGAGAAGGTGGAGATGGGCCTGACCTGGATCGACCACGATACCATCGACAAGCCCGTGGAGGAGTTTGCCGGCTGTGCCGACGAGGAGATCAAGGACATTGAATTCACGGTGACCACGCTCAACTGCAATCAGCAGGCGCAGCATGGGACAGGTGCAGGCGGCGATGACAGCCACACGCCGGAGCATCAGCGCAGCGGCTCCCGGCTGAGTATGAAAAAGACAGCCGCCCTGGGCAAGGCCGTCCGCTCGAAGCTCTCGAAGACGTTGTACAACAGCATGGACGGCTCCAAACCGAAGACCTCGCTGAAGCTGCTCGAGTCGCATGTGAGCGAGGACATGGACGACAAGAGTCCGACGAGTCCTTCACAGCCGCCGCATGCCGGCGGAAGCGTGGGACGCATGTCCGCCTCGTCATCCACCTCGTCCGCCGGCACCGTGGTGGACAAGTCGAAGAAGCGCTCCAAGTTGTGCTCGCTCTTATGA
- the LOC108157016 gene encoding putative uncharacterized protein DDB_G0271974, with translation MKLSLALFGLALVIYVSQVNAADSSTSTTSSASSATDAATTTTTTEATTSTTESTTSSSSSSSGGGAKIVRVTNLKYTAKRKIRLGSGSSSSSSSKSGRTSGRKARVNARKGNSSNRRNLQAKSKKVRVVRG, from the coding sequence ATGAAGTTGTCTCTAGCTCTTTTCGGCCTGGCTTTGGTGATTTATGTGTCCCAAGTGAACGCTGCAGACAGCTCCACCTCGACAACGAGCTCTGCCTCAAGCGCAACGGATGCGGCGacaaccaccaccaccacagaGGCGACTACAAGCACAACGGAATCCACGACctcatcctcctcctcatcctcggGAGGTGGCGCGAAGATTGTTCGCGTCACCAATCTCAAGTACACCGCCAAGAGGAAGATACGACTCGGATCTGGCAGCTCTAGCTCATCCAGCTCGAAGAGTGGCCGCACGAGTGGTCGCAAGGCACGCGTGAATGCTCGGAAGGGCAACAGCTCGAACCGTAGGAATCTTCaggccaaaagcaagaaagtCCGCGTTGTCCGGGGCTAA